A window of Thalassophryne amazonica chromosome 21, fThaAma1.1, whole genome shotgun sequence contains these coding sequences:
- the tmem151ba gene encoding transmembrane protein 151B translates to MSPAAENRTTIVPEEDSDSPREEQRPLKQTLSKSLCQETHWKCLLLSLLIYGCVGAMIWCQVTKVTRLSFDSAYKGKSMMYHDSPCSNGYIYIPLAFLVMLYVVYLVECWHFYTRNELQYKVDVDNVAERIQRMQQTTPCIWWKAISYHYVRRTRQVTRYRNGDAYTTTQVYHERVNTHVAEAEFDYVNCGVKDVSKHLLGLEGFPITRLRFTKCFSFANVESENSYLTQRARFFTENEGLDDYMEAREGMHLKNVDFKEFMIAFSDPNHLPWYTSTCAFWVAAAVTLSWPLRVFTEYHTAYVHYHVEKLFGFDFVAVTAAEDRPYCRHIPRVNTIDSTELEWHIRSNQQLVPSYSEAILTDLAQFSESCNNYSTSGTYSSYRQNCERCHRAISSSSIFSRSALSICNSASPRIPFSASRFSLGRLYGSRCSFLWRSGGSLNEQSCPSESTRCLSGQQTSEENPPAYQDAQYFPVLIVHSSEGCLNHNHRTLHRNGSCVETAL, encoded by the exons ATGTCCCCCGCAGCTGAAAACAGAACCACCATCGTCCCCGAGGAGGACTCCGACAGCCCCCGAGaggag CAGCGGCCACTGAAACAGACCCTCAGTAAATCTTTGTGCCAGGAAACCCACTGGAAATGTCTTCTGCTGTCTCTGCTGATATATGGGTGTGTCGGAGCCATGATTTGGTGTCAGGTGACCAAGGTGACGCGTCTGTCTTTCGACAGCGCGTACAAAGGAAAGTCCATGATGTACCACGACAGTCCCTGCTCCAATGGCTACATCTACATCCCCCTGGCCTTCCTGGTCATGCTGTACGTGGTCTACCTGGTGGAGTGCTGGCACTTCTACACCAGGAATGAGTTGCAGTACAAGGTGGATGTGGACAACGTGGCGGAGCGCATCCAGAGAATGCAGCAGACAACCCCTTGCATCTGGTGGAAGGCCATCAGTTACCATTATGTCAGGAGGACCAGGCAGGTGACGCGCTACCGTAACGGCGATGCCTACACCACTACACAAGTCTACCATGAGCGAGTCAACACCCACGTGGCCGAGGCAGAGTTTGACTATGTGAACTGTGGCGTTAAGGATGTCTCAAAGCACCTGCTGGGGCTGGAGGGCTTCCCCATCACCAGGCTGAGATTCACCAAGTGCTTCAGCTTTGCCAATGTGGAGTCTGAGAACTCGTACCTGACTCAACGGGCCCGTTTTTTTACAGAAAACGAGGGCCTGGATGACTACATGGAGGCCCGCGAAGGAATGCATCTAAAGAATGTAGACTTTAAGGAGTTTATGATTGCCTTTTCTGACCCCAACCACCTTCCATGGTACACATCCACTTGCGCATTTTGGGTGGCCGCTGCCGTCACCCTTTCCTGGCCTCTGCGGGTGTTTACAGAGTACCATACCGCCTACGTCCACTACCATGTGGAGAAGCTCTTTGGCTTTGACTTTGTGGCGGTGACAGCAGCTGAAGATCGCCCATATTGCCGACACATCCCTCGGGTCAACACAATTGACAGCACAGAGTTGGAGTGGCACATCCGCTCCAACCAACAGCTGGTACCGAGCTACTCGGAGGCCATTCTCACGGACCTGGCCCAGTTCTCAGAGAGCTGCAATAACTACTCCACAAGTGGCACCTACAGTAGCTACAGGCAGAACTGTGAACGCTGCCACCGCGCCATCAGCAGCTCCTCCATCTTCTCTCGCAGTGCTCTCAGCATCTGCAACTCAGCGAGCCCGCGCATTCCCTTCAGCGCAAGCCGCTTCTCGCTGGGCCGGCTGTACGGCTCCCGATGCAGCTTCCTGTGGAGGAGCGGCGGCAGCCTAAACGAGCAGTCCTGCCCGTCAGAGAGCACGCGATGCCTGTCGGGCCAGCAGACCAGTGAGGAGAACCCTCCAGCTTATCAGGATGCTCAGTACTTCCCAGTGCTCATTGTACATAGCAGTGAAGGTTGCCTCAACCACAACCACCGCACCCTGCACAGAAATGGCTCCTGTGTTGAGACCGCTCTATGA